A genomic stretch from Georgenia muralis includes:
- a CDS encoding bifunctional GNAT family N-acetyltransferase/nucleoside triphosphate pyrophosphohydrolase family protein: METFELRSPDGALVLTAPTADDVDRITDVCQEPDIQFWTTMPSPYRRSDAENFVTSVVPASWTDGSPVWAIRDEGGARLVGMIGLHGAQDGKAEIGYWLASEARGHGVMSTAVGLVLDAGFDRLGLHTIAWRADAGNWASWRAVWRHGFRKEGTVRSLNHSRGEWKDGWIGTLLRDDPRTPVAPWDGPDRAAATGNPDGTAVGAQPAAPSPRDPDALVRQFHETYHLPVVADAPSVDRDRVHMRMALVAEELAELVEAVYGESAGAEVSAAFTRAVAADDGTRDTVEAADALGDLIYVIYGMALECGIPLDEVLAEIQASNLSKLGEDGRPIYREDGKVLKGPGFFPPDIASVLARHGFRPKM, from the coding sequence ATGGAGACCTTCGAGCTGCGCTCGCCGGACGGCGCCCTGGTGCTCACCGCCCCAACCGCCGACGACGTCGACCGCATCACCGACGTCTGCCAGGAACCGGACATCCAGTTCTGGACCACCATGCCGAGCCCGTACCGGCGCTCCGACGCCGAGAACTTCGTCACCAGTGTCGTCCCCGCGAGCTGGACGGACGGCTCGCCGGTCTGGGCGATCCGCGACGAGGGCGGTGCGCGGCTCGTCGGCATGATCGGCCTCCACGGCGCCCAGGACGGCAAGGCGGAGATCGGCTACTGGCTCGCCTCCGAGGCGCGTGGCCACGGCGTCATGTCCACCGCCGTCGGGCTCGTCCTCGACGCCGGTTTCGACCGGCTGGGCCTGCACACGATCGCCTGGCGCGCCGACGCCGGCAACTGGGCCTCCTGGCGAGCGGTCTGGCGCCACGGTTTCCGCAAGGAAGGAACGGTGCGCTCGCTCAACCACTCCCGCGGGGAGTGGAAGGACGGCTGGATCGGCACCCTACTCAGGGATGACCCGCGCACCCCCGTGGCGCCGTGGGACGGGCCGGACCGCGCCGCCGCGACGGGCAACCCGGACGGCACCGCCGTGGGAGCCCAGCCCGCCGCGCCGTCGCCCCGCGACCCCGACGCTCTCGTCCGGCAGTTCCACGAGACCTACCACCTGCCCGTCGTCGCCGACGCCCCCAGCGTCGACCGAGACCGGGTCCACATGCGCATGGCTCTCGTCGCCGAGGAGCTGGCCGAGCTCGTCGAGGCCGTCTACGGCGAGTCCGCCGGGGCCGAGGTCTCGGCCGCCTTCACCCGTGCCGTCGCGGCCGACGACGGCACCCGGGACACCGTCGAGGCCGCCGACGCCCTCGGAGACCTCATCTACGTCATCTACGGGATGGCGCTCGAGTGCGGGATCCCGCTGGACGAGGTCCTCGCCGAGATCCAGGCCTCCAACCTCTCCAAGCTCGGCGAGGACGGGAGGCCCATCTACCGCGAGGACGGGAAGGTGCTCAAGGGGCCCGGGTTCTTCCCGCCGGACATCGCCAGCGTCCTCGCGCGCCACGGTTTCCGTCCGAAAATGTGA